A genomic segment from Haloplanus salinus encodes:
- a CDS encoding DEAD/DEAH box helicase translates to MRIEFDDGTLLLRDATENVPHAEWDDRVDEHRTQAYRYRALLEWAGTWTGGDDQATLRDGFGAACEDAARGYPDLELTPALHIEPRDYQQAALDAWIDHGRRGSVVLPTGSGKTFLGLQAIADAGVSALVVTPTIDLMNQWHATLTNAFGDQLTEPVGVLGGGSHDVTAITVTTYDSAYRYVNEYGDQFGLLVVDEEHHLPAPTYRQIPEMMIAPYRLGLTATYERPDGKHELLEDLLGPVVYREDVDELAGEYLSEYETIHMSVELTLDERQQYDEEYQIYRDYIDSHEFDLWKEEGYAEFLKRTSYDPQGRRALIAKQRAERIARTAEKKLDTLDNLIKRHHDDRAIIFTANNDFAYDISQEFIVPCITHQTKTDERTEILERFRTGDYSMLVTSQVLDEGIDVPAANVGIILSGSASKRQYAQRLGRILRPTDDRQPARLYEIITEDTMETYVSQRRREGVTTNADG, encoded by the coding sequence ATGCGGATCGAATTCGACGACGGAACCCTCCTACTCCGTGACGCGACCGAGAATGTGCCCCATGCGGAGTGGGACGACCGCGTCGACGAGCATCGCACACAGGCATATCGATATCGAGCCCTCCTCGAATGGGCCGGCACATGGACGGGTGGCGACGACCAAGCCACGCTCCGCGATGGATTCGGTGCAGCCTGCGAGGATGCTGCCCGGGGCTACCCCGACCTGGAGCTTACGCCGGCGCTCCACATCGAACCGCGTGACTACCAACAGGCCGCCCTCGACGCCTGGATCGACCACGGCCGACGGGGAAGCGTCGTCCTGCCGACGGGCAGCGGGAAAACGTTCCTTGGGCTGCAGGCCATCGCTGACGCCGGCGTGAGTGCGCTCGTCGTGACGCCGACGATCGACCTGATGAACCAGTGGCACGCCACCCTCACCAACGCCTTCGGCGACCAACTTACGGAGCCGGTCGGCGTCCTGGGCGGCGGCAGCCACGACGTCACCGCGATCACCGTCACCACCTACGACAGCGCCTACCGCTACGTCAACGAGTACGGCGACCAGTTCGGTCTACTTGTCGTCGACGAGGAACACCACCTACCGGCCCCGACCTACCGGCAGATCCCCGAGATGATGATCGCGCCATATCGCCTCGGGCTGACCGCCACGTACGAGCGGCCCGACGGCAAGCACGAACTCCTCGAGGACCTCCTCGGCCCGGTCGTCTACCGTGAGGACGTCGACGAGCTCGCCGGCGAATACCTCAGCGAATACGAGACGATCCACATGTCGGTTGAGCTCACGCTCGACGAGCGCCAACAGTACGACGAGGAGTATCAGATCTATCGCGACTACATCGACAGTCACGAGTTCGACCTCTGGAAGGAGGAGGGTTATGCGGAGTTTCTTAAACGCACGTCCTACGACCCGCAAGGCCGGCGGGCACTCATCGCCAAGCAACGGGCCGAACGAATCGCCCGCACCGCCGAGAAGAAACTCGACACGCTCGACAATCTCATCAAGCGCCATCACGACGACCGCGCGATCATCTTCACCGCCAACAACGACTTCGCCTACGACATCTCCCAGGAGTTCATCGTCCCCTGTATCACCCACCAGACGAAGACCGACGAACGCACCGAGATCCTCGAGCGGTTCCGCACGGGCGACTACTCGATGCTCGTGACGTCCCAAGTCCTCGACGAAGGCATCGACGTCCCGGCGGCAAACGTCGGCATCATCCTCTCGGGAAGTGCCTCGAAACGCCAGTACGCGCAACGGCTCGGCCGCATCCTGCGGCCCACTGACGACCGCCAGCCCGCCCGTCTCTACGAAATCATCACCGAGGATACGATGGAGACGTACGTCTCCCAGCGCCGCCGGGAGGGGGTGACAACTAATGCTGACGGCTGA
- a CDS encoding DUF7837 family putative zinc-binding protein — MSTQDPHLGDCPHCGCEILSRHTLIEYAGGVWAECPECRDVVDPQ, encoded by the coding sequence ATGAGCACTCAGGACCCGCACCTCGGCGACTGCCCGCATTGCGGTTGTGAGATTCTGTCCCGTCATACTCTGATAGAGTATGCGGGCGGTGTCTGGGCTGAATGTCCCGAGTGCCGGGATGTCGTTGACCCACAGTGA
- a CDS encoding helix-turn-helix transcriptional regulator: protein MSRRVGVLNTGTKFLGHLYPNLDTLVEKGLVKKGDKDCRANVNTVTKCGQRVLEARRDWERQYVEL, encoded by the coding sequence ATCAGTCGGCGCGTAGGCGTCCTCAACACAGGCACGAAGTTTCTCGGACATCTCTATCCCAACCTCGATACACTGGTCGAAAAGGGACTGGTCAAGAAAGGAGATAAAGACTGCCGGGCAAACGTCAATACAGTCACCAAATGCGGACAGCGAGTACTCGAAGCCCGGCGTGACTGGGAACGCCAGTACGTCGAGTTATAA
- a CDS encoding restriction endonuclease: protein MAVLDDLSGFEFEDVVEDVFRNLGYENVRQAERTADEGRDVIMEEVVDGTRRAIIVECKHTDTVGRPVVQKLHSAIATFDFEGPKHGMVVTTGRFTNPAQEYATRLQQNDDPHPIELLDGEDLREIADEIGLDLYNGRIEILCDETLRPYDPAADVDAAVAEAFRDIENIEAVDLPAPYSEATFRPVVAVTADTNAVFETSVGVIHRINERTRFVVHADRGHPQVADDDVATLVTENLHATVDLDTDRFGNIFDEIEERRFGQTQTAYKEWAVDRLQDFHTTTVTYTGDNNVTYNKTCEPNRSDISVQSIEPVYLPEVRHTTDLKEYTYAYEYYAAGPSRVTAEDGIHRCVHCDTSGFDKTYTYCPNCGAIACDSHIKTERVEQEPVCTGCAVTERFALKTKYFYDEGNLEAFREEYTDMSIHEKAMENKLLAGASVVAALLVVIGLLVIGGVI from the coding sequence ATGGCTGTACTGGACGACCTCTCCGGATTCGAGTTTGAGGACGTGGTGGAAGACGTCTTCCGAAACCTCGGCTACGAGAATGTCCGGCAGGCCGAGCGGACGGCCGACGAGGGGCGTGACGTCATTATGGAAGAGGTCGTCGACGGTACCCGTCGTGCAATCATCGTTGAGTGTAAGCACACGGATACAGTCGGACGGCCGGTCGTACAAAAATTACATTCGGCCATCGCGACGTTCGACTTCGAGGGGCCAAAACACGGGATGGTCGTCACAACCGGGCGGTTCACGAACCCCGCTCAGGAGTACGCTACCCGGCTTCAGCAGAACGACGACCCGCACCCCATCGAGTTGCTCGACGGCGAGGACCTCCGTGAGATCGCCGACGAGATCGGCCTCGACCTCTACAACGGTCGAATCGAAATCCTCTGTGACGAGACGCTCCGCCCGTACGACCCGGCGGCCGATGTGGACGCGGCCGTTGCGGAAGCGTTCCGCGACATCGAGAACATCGAGGCCGTCGACCTGCCAGCGCCATACTCGGAGGCGACGTTTCGGCCAGTCGTGGCAGTCACCGCTGACACTAACGCGGTCTTCGAAACGTCGGTCGGCGTTATCCACCGAATCAACGAACGGACACGGTTCGTCGTTCACGCCGACCGCGGACATCCCCAGGTAGCTGACGACGACGTCGCGACGTTGGTCACCGAAAACCTGCACGCGACGGTCGACCTAGACACCGACCGCTTCGGCAATATATTCGACGAGATTGAGGAGCGCCGGTTCGGACAGACGCAGACCGCGTACAAGGAGTGGGCCGTCGACCGCCTCCAGGACTTCCACACGACGACGGTGACCTACACCGGCGATAATAACGTCACGTACAACAAGACCTGCGAGCCGAACCGCTCGGACATATCCGTCCAGTCGATCGAGCCGGTCTACCTGCCGGAGGTGCGGCATACGACCGATCTCAAAGAGTACACTTATGCCTACGAATACTATGCGGCGGGCCCCTCTCGGGTCACCGCGGAGGACGGGATCCATCGCTGCGTCCACTGTGACACGAGCGGTTTCGACAAGACGTACACCTACTGTCCCAACTGTGGAGCGATCGCCTGCGACAGCCACATCAAGACCGAACGGGTGGAACAGGAACCGGTCTGTACGGGCTGTGCGGTAACTGAGCGGTTCGCGTTGAAGACGAAGTACTTCTATGACGAAGGCAATCTCGAGGCCTTCCGTGAGGAGTACACCGATATGTCGATCCACGAGAAAGCGATGGAGAACAAACTCTTGGCTGGGGCGAGCGTGGTTGCGGCGCTGCTAGTTGTTATCGGGCTACTCGTCATCGGCGGTGTTATCTAG
- a CDS encoding transposase — protein sequence MAPTSVSRRDVFRSIATTEYLDWPAYDSTPLYNQSSLTALTEDIRTVSGIWFEHSAHNSVEGFVCQYPLSYVDLNPHDQYSGPTRYEMLQLFRAFLLKEIHGWGHETALAEYLQQHSETRRLLGFDSVPDQSTLWRSWNKRFSADLRETVERTARTLLANAQNAGVAVPRDPERKLQYHNDESGPTDPDDQTVLEEAAKISDHVSRVVFPSFSLNRGEGCEIHENAYWGLQTYLGLRERLAANEGARSFVYESTRDRTPLGHAHREQIRDLSIEQVRAMYRQAITRLLNEVAETEQFFRAGIVAIDITEADPFTGDRTGHEDEIIGTKEKTDEYAYQWASVQLVGNAVPLVLDARPVRKGETRLEIVEDLLDSAEELVHVDNVLMDREFDSQHVLEMISQRGLSYVVPKRMQTSEKAQAKRLLRRDQDRYETDRKLHLGKNEWHETTLIYRRKEDSEHDDHRQYSVFMTNCGSGHLTEYGYRWEIESGYRSIKRFMAATTSKDFGLRFFYFAFACLLYSIWRAVDLLVQVELTGEYEHSPIVTADNTLTLLKKETGIG from the coding sequence ATGGCACCGACTTCTGTCTCTCGGCGCGATGTCTTCCGTTCGATAGCGACAACAGAGTATCTCGACTGGCCGGCCTACGACTCGACGCCACTGTACAACCAAAGTTCACTGACAGCGCTCACAGAGGATATCCGGACGGTCTCGGGGATCTGGTTCGAACACAGCGCTCACAACTCGGTCGAGGGGTTCGTCTGTCAGTATCCACTATCCTACGTGGACCTCAATCCCCACGACCAGTACTCTGGTCCGACTCGATACGAGATGCTACAGCTCTTCAGGGCGTTTCTGCTGAAAGAGATACACGGCTGGGGCCACGAAACGGCACTCGCCGAGTATCTCCAGCAGCACTCAGAAACTCGTCGCTTGCTCGGGTTTGACTCCGTTCCCGACCAGTCAACACTCTGGCGCAGTTGGAACAAGCGCTTCAGCGCCGATCTCCGTGAGACAGTCGAGAGAACGGCTCGGACGCTCCTCGCCAACGCACAGAACGCCGGTGTTGCGGTTCCTCGTGATCCGGAACGGAAGCTCCAGTACCATAACGACGAGTCTGGGCCGACCGATCCGGACGACCAGACTGTTTTGGAAGAAGCAGCGAAGATCAGCGATCACGTCAGCCGTGTTGTCTTCCCGTCATTCTCGCTGAACCGTGGTGAGGGCTGTGAGATCCACGAGAACGCCTACTGGGGCCTACAGACATATCTCGGACTTCGCGAACGGCTGGCTGCGAACGAGGGAGCGCGCAGTTTTGTCTACGAATCGACTCGGGATCGGACGCCGCTGGGGCACGCCCATCGGGAGCAGATTCGGGACCTCTCGATTGAACAGGTTCGAGCGATGTACCGGCAGGCCATCACTCGGCTCCTGAACGAAGTTGCCGAGACAGAGCAGTTCTTTCGAGCCGGAATCGTCGCGATCGACATTACCGAAGCTGACCCATTCACAGGTGACCGCACGGGTCACGAGGACGAGATCATCGGGACAAAGGAGAAGACCGACGAGTATGCTTACCAGTGGGCGTCCGTCCAGTTAGTCGGCAACGCCGTCCCGCTGGTCCTCGATGCCCGCCCCGTCCGAAAGGGGGAGACACGACTGGAAATCGTCGAGGACTTGCTCGATTCGGCTGAAGAGTTGGTCCACGTCGATAACGTGCTGATGGACAGGGAGTTCGATAGCCAGCACGTCTTGGAGATGATCAGCCAGCGCGGGCTCTCCTACGTCGTTCCCAAGCGGATGCAGACCAGCGAGAAAGCCCAGGCCAAGCGATTGCTTCGACGTGATCAAGACCGCTACGAGACCGACCGGAAACTCCACCTCGGCAAGAACGAATGGCACGAGACGACGCTGATCTACCGTCGGAAAGAAGACTCCGAGCATGACGACCACCGGCAGTACTCGGTGTTCATGACGAATTGCGGGAGCGGTCACCTCACAGAGTACGGGTATCGGTGGGAGATCGAGAGCGGCTACCGGTCGATAAAGCGGTTCATGGCGGCGACCACCTCGAAGGATTTCGGACTGCGGTTCTTCTACTTCGCATTCGCGTGTCTCTTGTACTCGATTTGGCGAGCGGTCGATTTGCTCGTCCAAGTCGAGTTGACGGGTGAGTACGAACACTCACCCATTGTGACGGCCGACAATACGCTCACGCTGCTGAAGAAGGAGACCGGAATCGGATAG